A genomic stretch from Candidatus Thiothrix anitrata includes:
- the ribBA gene encoding bifunctional 3,4-dihydroxy-2-butanone-4-phosphate synthase/GTP cyclohydrolase II translates to MQFNTTEEILEDLAAGKMVVIVDDEDRENEGDLLMVASLTRPEDINFMVKEGRGLVCLTLTRERCKQLNLPLMISATDEEHRTNFTVSIEAAEGVTTGISAYDRAHTIRTAVAPNAVPQDIEQPGHIFPLMAQPGGVLTRAGHTEAGCDLARLAGFEPAATIVEILNEDGTMARRPDLEVFAQKHGLKMGTIEDLIRYRVQNEKTVERVFEREVQTDFGQFHLVAFQEFAKRDLHLALIKGEITADSVILVRVHLENELCDLLSLNEPGCGWPLRSAMQHIEETGSGVIVILRNVNQTQDVLEQLKGFESRPVVQDNSPSSPAELKTYGIGAQILSDIGVRRMRVMSAPKRFHGIAGFGLEIVEYVHD, encoded by the coding sequence ATGCAATTCAACACCACAGAAGAAATTCTTGAAGACCTTGCCGCTGGCAAAATGGTCGTTATTGTTGACGATGAAGACCGCGAAAACGAAGGCGATTTGCTGATGGTAGCGTCGCTGACACGCCCGGAAGATATTAACTTCATGGTGAAGGAAGGGCGTGGTCTGGTGTGTTTAACATTGACCCGTGAACGTTGTAAGCAGTTGAATCTGCCTTTGATGATTTCTGCAACCGATGAAGAACACCGTACCAATTTCACCGTTTCCATTGAGGCGGCGGAAGGTGTAACTACCGGTATTTCAGCGTATGACCGGGCGCATACGATCCGTACTGCGGTTGCACCGAATGCTGTGCCGCAAGACATTGAGCAACCCGGACATATTTTTCCGCTGATGGCACAGCCGGGTGGGGTATTAACCCGTGCCGGACACACGGAAGCCGGTTGTGATCTGGCGCGTTTAGCCGGTTTTGAACCCGCCGCCACCATTGTGGAAATCCTCAATGAAGACGGCACGATGGCGCGTCGCCCTGACTTAGAGGTGTTCGCACAAAAACACGGTCTGAAAATGGGGACGATTGAAGACTTAATCCGTTATCGGGTGCAAAACGAAAAGACAGTCGAGCGCGTTTTCGAGCGTGAGGTGCAGACTGATTTCGGGCAGTTTCATTTGGTGGCATTTCAAGAGTTTGCGAAGCGCGACCTGCATTTGGCACTTATCAAGGGTGAAATTACCGCAGACAGCGTGATCTTGGTTCGGGTGCATCTGGAAAATGAATTGTGTGATTTATTGTCCTTGAATGAGCCGGGTTGCGGTTGGCCGTTGCGCAGTGCAATGCAACACATTGAGGAAACCGGCAGCGGTGTTATTGTGATTTTACGCAACGTGAACCAAACACAAGATGTGCTTGAACAGTTGAAAGGGTTTGAATCTCGCCCTGTTGTGCAAGACAATAGCCCCTCTTCGCCAGCCGAACTGAAAACTTATGGTATTGGTGCGCAAATCTTATCCGATATTGGCGTGCGCCGGATGCGGGTAATGAGTGCACCGAAGCGTTTCCATGGAATCGCGGGTTTCGGTCTGGAAATTGTTGAATATGTTCATGATTGA
- the ribH gene encoding 6,7-dimethyl-8-ribityllumazine synthase — protein MGCNIIEGDFAPQEAKYGIVVARFNSFIVESLLSGAIDALKRHGGVAEEMIDVVRVPGAYELPLVAQAMAANGDYDAIIALGAVIRGSTPHFDFVAGEASKGLASVGMSHELPVIFGVLTTDTIEQAVERAGTKAGNKGAEAALSAIEMVSLLRKIRK, from the coding sequence ATGGGCTGCAATATTATCGAAGGTGATTTCGCACCGCAGGAAGCAAAATACGGCATCGTCGTTGCGCGTTTTAACAGCTTTATCGTTGAAAGTCTGTTGTCGGGCGCGATTGATGCGTTAAAGCGTCACGGTGGCGTGGCAGAGGAAATGATTGATGTGGTGCGTGTGCCGGGTGCTTATGAGCTACCGTTAGTCGCACAAGCAATGGCGGCCAATGGTGATTATGATGCCATTATTGCCTTGGGTGCAGTGATTCGTGGCAGCACCCCGCATTTTGATTTTGTCGCAGGTGAAGCTTCCAAAGGGCTGGCAAGCGTGGGCATGAGCCATGAATTGCCGGTAATTTTCGGTGTGCTGACCACAGACACCATTGAGCAGGCAGTGGAACGCGCTGGTACAAAAGCAGGCAATAAAGGCGCAGAAGCCGCCTTGTCAGCGATTGAAATGGTTTCATTGC